In Candidatus Zixiibacteriota bacterium, the sequence CAATTATGTTTAAGGATCTTCCTGACAGCCACTGGGAGGGTTACTGGACAAATGTCTATAACCGCCTGGAGCGCGGTATCGGCTGGGTACTGATGTCGATCGGCGCGATTATATTATTATGTTACGGAGCCTACCAGCTTTTCGAGGGTGTCTTCACCTCGTCTGAGATCAGCCTGGTTATCAAGATCGGTGTCGCAGTCGGCGGAGCCGGCCTGATTATTTTGCTGATCTCGATCGTGCGGGAGGTGATTTTCGCCCGTAAGAAAGAACGCTATAAGGAGGTCAAGCTTTGATAATAACCACATCAGATGATATCCCGGGCAAAAAGATTCTGAAGACGATCGGGATCGTACGCGGAAACACTATCCGATGCCGTCATCTCGGCCATGATATCGTAGCCCAGATTCGCAACATGGTCGGTGGTGAGGTCTCGGATTACACCAAGATGATTGCCGAAGCGCGCGAACAGGCGCTCGATCGTCTTCAGTCGGAAGCGATGTCACAGGGAGCTAACGCCGTGATCGCATTGCGTTTTTCGACCAGCTATATTATGGCCGGGGCCGCTGAACTTCTGGCATACGGTACCGCGGTTGTGGTCGAGGATTGACCAGCGTTACTCGCAAACGAATCCGATTTTTTGCACTCACTGTTTCTGGAATAAATTTTTCGCAACATTTTCAGTTTCAGACGGTCTTTTTAAATGACTGATTGTATAAGCAAATAGATAGAGGAGGGAGCGGACCATGAAACTATCTATCCCTGCCGCGTTTTTTATCATACTCTCGTTTTGCGCATTCGCCTGCGAGGGCGGTGAAAAAACCGAGTTATCCCATTCGGTCGCTATCGCCGATACACTCGAGGGGGAAGCCTATGAAGAGATCAGGGTAAGCAGTACCGCCTTCATCCACGAAGGCATGATACCCGTTCGTTATACCTGTGACGGCGAGGACAGCGCCCCGGAGTTACTCTGGAAAAACCTGCCCGACAGCACCGAATCGCTGGCATTGATCTGCGATGATCCTGACGCACCCGGCGGTACCTGGGTACACTGGGTCGTATACAATATCTCGCCTGCTGATACA encodes:
- a CDS encoding heavy metal-binding domain-containing protein; the encoded protein is MIITTSDDIPGKKILKTIGIVRGNTIRCRHLGHDIVAQIRNMVGGEVSDYTKMIAEAREQALDRLQSEAMSQGANAVIALRFSTSYIMAGAAELLAYGTAVVVED